Proteins encoded by one window of Phenylobacterium soli:
- a CDS encoding DUF2147 domain-containing protein, translated as MSQPAVPQGVWLMDGRVAVQIFECEGLMCGRVVWLRVPRDPQGQFNLDKKNPVPALRRRKLCGLTILWGLRPTGSNHWVDGWFYNPDDGKSYSVKADLQSDDVIVARIYAGVPIFGRTKTLARVAHETSDGWC; from the coding sequence ATGTCCCAGCCGGCCGTGCCGCAGGGCGTGTGGCTGATGGACGGCAGGGTGGCAGTGCAGATCTTCGAGTGCGAGGGCCTGATGTGCGGTCGGGTCGTCTGGCTGCGGGTCCCGCGCGATCCCCAAGGCCAGTTCAACCTCGACAAGAAGAATCCCGTTCCGGCACTGCGGCGGCGTAAACTCTGCGGACTGACCATCCTCTGGGGGTTGCGCCCCACGGGCTCCAATCACTGGGTCGACGGCTGGTTCTACAATCCGGACGACGGCAAGAGCTACAGTGTCAAGGCGGACCTCCAGTCCGACGACGTCATAGTTGCGCGCATCTACGCGGGTGTCCCGATTTTCGGCAGAACCAAGACCCTGGCCCGGGTTGCGCACGAAACCTCGGATGGATGGTGCTGA